In Picosynechococcus sp. PCC 7002, the following are encoded in one genomic region:
- a CDS encoding AIPR family protein, with protein sequence MSSWQSAYQSINELDAYKDNALGLFALALKFGLEDLPSVAADCVTDGSDDKKLDIVYLNQEEKYAVIAQCYFSSKDKDKAPANKASDLNTGIGWLLQREINDVPERIKSSAINLREAIKQDEVEKIYVWYVHNLPESTNVEEELKTVQQTVSNTLNSSFSEKKIQVIYCEVGTNCLQTWYEECQTPILVTEEISFDCKSGYEIEGEDWKAYCTAVSAEKLYQLYRKYQTKIFSANIRDYLGSRASDSNINNGIKNTVENDAGNFWVYNNGLTIITHSYDVKEGESRKIIVSGLSIVNGAQTTGAIGSLKVPPGNSAMVQARFIAINQGNPDLIQQIIQFNNSQNKVEAADFRSTDKIQKRLKTEMQEIPDAEYEGGRRGGAGDAIRRRPNLLASYSVGQALAAFHGDPITAYNKKSGIWINDRLYSKYFNERTKASHLVCTYSLVKAIETKKEELIKKQELTTIQSNVLSFFRKRGSIYLFTYAISSCLEVFLDRKIPDLFSVSFGKKCSPIQARENWNLVIDKLLPFCTQLNTALDNSLKNIGEIEAAINNLRSLVAATRDSNQEIYSEFADCIEIK encoded by the coding sequence ATGTCCAGTTGGCAGTCAGCTTATCAGTCTATAAACGAATTGGACGCATATAAAGATAATGCTTTAGGTTTATTTGCGCTAGCACTGAAATTTGGTCTTGAGGATCTTCCTAGTGTTGCTGCCGATTGTGTTACTGATGGTAGTGATGACAAAAAGCTTGATATTGTTTATCTTAATCAAGAAGAGAAATATGCTGTTATTGCACAGTGTTATTTTTCGTCGAAAGATAAAGATAAAGCTCCTGCAAATAAGGCATCAGATTTAAATACTGGCATAGGCTGGCTACTACAGCGAGAAATCAATGATGTCCCTGAGCGAATTAAATCATCCGCCATTAATTTAAGGGAAGCGATAAAACAAGATGAAGTTGAAAAAATATATGTTTGGTATGTTCATAATCTACCTGAATCAACAAATGTAGAGGAAGAACTAAAGACTGTGCAACAGACAGTTTCCAATACTCTAAACAGCAGTTTTTCCGAGAAAAAAATACAAGTTATTTATTGTGAAGTTGGAACAAATTGTTTACAAACTTGGTACGAAGAATGTCAAACTCCAATACTTGTAACAGAAGAAATTTCATTCGATTGTAAGTCTGGCTATGAAATTGAAGGAGAAGATTGGAAAGCTTATTGCACCGCAGTTTCTGCAGAAAAACTATACCAACTATATAGAAAATATCAAACAAAGATTTTCTCTGCTAACATTAGAGACTATCTAGGATCTAGAGCATCCGACTCCAACATTAACAACGGAATCAAGAATACAGTAGAGAATGATGCTGGAAATTTTTGGGTTTATAATAATGGACTAACTATTATTACTCATTCTTATGATGTAAAGGAAGGTGAAAGTCGAAAAATCATTGTAAGTGGACTTTCAATAGTCAACGGGGCTCAAACCACTGGTGCGATCGGCTCTTTGAAAGTACCTCCAGGTAACAGTGCAATGGTTCAAGCTCGATTTATTGCTATTAATCAGGGAAATCCTGATTTAATTCAGCAAATCATTCAATTCAATAATAGTCAAAATAAAGTGGAAGCTGCGGACTTTAGGAGTACTGATAAAATTCAAAAGCGACTGAAGACAGAAATGCAAGAAATTCCTGATGCTGAATATGAAGGTGGACGCAGAGGAGGAGCTGGTGATGCTATTAGACGTAGACCAAATCTTCTTGCTTCTTATTCCGTAGGCCAGGCATTAGCAGCTTTTCATGGCGATCCAATCACTGCATATAATAAAAAGTCAGGTATTTGGATTAACGATAGACTTTATTCAAAATATTTTAATGAAAGAACGAAAGCATCTCATCTAGTTTGTACCTATTCATTAGTTAAAGCTATTGAGACTAAGAAGGAAGAATTAATTAAAAAGCAAGAACTGACAACAATTCAGTCGAATGTATTATCTTTCTTTAGAAAGCGCGGTTCAATATATTTGTTTACATATGCCATTTCCTCTTGTTTGGAAGTCTTTTTAGATCGAAAAATCCCTGACTTATTCAGTGTTTCTTTTGGAAAAAAGTGCTCTCCCATCCAAGCAAGAGAAAACTGGAATCTTGTTATTGATAAGTTACTACCCTTCTGTACTCAGTTAAATACTGCATTAGACAATAGCTTAAAGAATATTGGAGAAATTGAGGCTGCCATTAATAATCTTCGATCTTTAGTAGCTGCAACCCGTGATTCTAATCAAGAAATATACAGTGAATTTGCTGATTGTATAGAAATCAAATAA
- a CDS encoding fasciclin domain-containing protein, with protein sequence MRFTKTLALSLALGSTLGFSTVAQAGDYGSYGDKTKPMTEAEAPAPAAAMTAPTIVDIAASNDAFSTLVAAVSAADLAETLAGEGPFTVFAPTNDAFAALPDGVLESLLLPENKEILTQILTYHVVSGNVMSTDLSAGAVTTVEGSDVVISLDDGVKVNNANVVMADIEASNGVVHVIDTVIVPPALMAELETSSETSENL encoded by the coding sequence ATGCGTTTTACAAAAACCCTCGCCCTCAGTCTAGCCCTTGGTAGCACCCTTGGCTTTAGTACCGTTGCCCAAGCAGGGGACTATGGTAGCTACGGAGATAAAACAAAGCCCATGACCGAGGCTGAAGCGCCTGCACCCGCAGCGGCAATGACAGCACCGACCATTGTGGACATTGCTGCTAGCAACGATGCTTTTTCGACCCTCGTAGCGGCAGTTTCTGCGGCTGACCTCGCCGAGACCCTTGCTGGCGAAGGCCCTTTTACTGTTTTTGCTCCCACCAATGATGCTTTTGCAGCCCTGCCCGATGGCGTGCTCGAAAGCCTTTTACTCCCTGAAAATAAGGAAATCCTCACTCAAATTTTGACCTACCACGTGGTCAGCGGTAATGTCATGTCCACTGATCTCAGTGCTGGGGCTGTCACCACCGTTGAAGGTAGTGATGTGGTGATCTCCCTCGATGATGGCGTGAAAGTCAACAATGCAAATGTTGTCATGGCAGATATCGAAGCTAGCAATGGCGTTGTCCATGTGATCGATACCGTGATTGTGCCCCCTGCATTAATGGCAGAATTGGAAACATCTAGTGAAACTAGCGAGAATCTCTAG
- the uvrA gene encoding excinuclease ABC subunit UvrA codes for MSKSDQIRIRGARQHNLKNVDLDLPRNQLIVFTGVSGSGKSSLAFDTIFAEGQRRYVESLSAYARQFLGQLDKPDVDAIEGLSPAISIDQKSTSHNPRSTVGTVTEIADYLRLLFGRAGEPHCPHCDRPIAPQTIDEMCDRVLTLPDRTKFQLLAPIVRHQKGTHKKTLSSIAAEGFARVRINGETRELSDNITLNKNHYHTIEIVVDRLVKKEGIQERLVDSLSTCLKHSEGTAIVDLIETGEQIIFSENFACPEHGAVMEELSPRLFSFNSPYGACPACHGLGSHRRFSPDLVIPDPKQPLYAAIAPWSEKENTYYLSLLYNLGQNFGFEIQTPWEKLKKEHQEILLHGTEEPIWFEEESRYGGGKGYYRHYSGILKLLERNYEDTNSDAIKDKLEKYLINQPCEVCQGKRLKPEALSVHLGQYNIDELTSVAIRDCLERVENLELSDRQKLIGELALKEIRARLQFLLDVGLDYLTLDRAAMTLSGGEAQRIRLATQIGAGLTGVLYVLDEPSIGLHQRDNERLLQTLKKLRDLGNTLIVVEHDEDTIRTADHIIDIGPKAGVHGGEIVFQGSFDKFLKNKKSLTSAYLSGRRAIATPPERREGNGGRLRLENCTKNNLKNITVEIPLGKLVSVTGVSGSGKSTLMNELLYPALQHSLNRNVPFPKELGGVKGLKSIDKVIVIDQSPIGRTPRSNPATYTGIFDPIRNLFAETVEAKTRGYKKGRFSFNVKGGRCEACGGQGVNVIEMNFLPDVYVQCEVCKGARYNRETLQVKFKGYSISDVLNMTVEEALEVFENITTAANRLQTLVDVGLGYIRLGQPAPTLSGGEAQRVKLASELSRRATGKTLYLIDEPTTGLSFYDVHHLLNVLQRLVDKGNSVLVIEHNLDVIRCSDWLIDLGPEGGDRGGEIIATGTPEDLIKVKESYTGKFLKPLLTKK; via the coding sequence ATGAGCAAATCTGACCAAATCCGCATCCGTGGCGCAAGACAGCACAACCTTAAAAATGTGGATCTCGATTTGCCGCGTAACCAGTTGATTGTGTTTACGGGGGTGTCGGGTTCGGGGAAGTCGTCCCTAGCGTTTGACACGATTTTTGCGGAGGGACAGCGCCGTTATGTAGAATCCCTCAGTGCTTACGCCCGCCAGTTTTTGGGGCAGTTGGATAAACCTGATGTGGACGCGATTGAAGGTTTGAGTCCAGCGATCTCCATTGACCAAAAATCCACCTCCCATAACCCCCGCTCCACCGTCGGCACGGTCACGGAAATTGCCGATTATCTGCGGTTACTCTTCGGGCGGGCGGGAGAGCCCCACTGTCCCCACTGCGATCGCCCGATTGCGCCCCAGACCATCGATGAGATGTGTGATCGGGTGTTGACATTGCCGGATCGAACGAAATTTCAGTTGCTTGCACCGATTGTGCGTCACCAAAAGGGAACCCATAAAAAGACCCTTTCTAGTATTGCCGCCGAAGGGTTTGCCCGGGTGAGAATTAATGGCGAAACCCGTGAACTCAGTGACAATATCACCCTCAATAAAAATCACTATCACACCATTGAAATTGTGGTGGATCGTCTGGTGAAAAAAGAGGGAATTCAAGAGCGTTTAGTGGATTCTTTGAGTACCTGTTTAAAACATTCCGAAGGAACAGCAATTGTTGATTTAATTGAGACGGGTGAACAGATTATTTTTTCCGAAAATTTTGCTTGCCCCGAACATGGCGCAGTCATGGAAGAGTTATCCCCCCGTTTGTTTTCTTTTAACTCCCCCTATGGCGCTTGTCCCGCTTGCCACGGGCTAGGCAGTCATCGCCGTTTTTCCCCTGATCTCGTCATTCCCGACCCAAAACAACCCCTCTATGCGGCGATCGCCCCTTGGTCAGAAAAGGAAAATACCTATTATTTATCATTGCTGTATAACCTCGGACAAAACTTTGGTTTTGAGATCCAAACGCCGTGGGAAAAACTCAAAAAAGAACACCAAGAAATTTTACTCCATGGCACCGAAGAACCGATTTGGTTTGAGGAGGAATCTCGCTATGGGGGTGGCAAAGGTTACTATCGCCATTATTCGGGAATTTTAAAACTATTAGAACGCAATTATGAAGATACAAATTCCGATGCGATCAAAGATAAACTGGAAAAATATTTAATTAATCAACCCTGCGAAGTTTGTCAAGGAAAACGCCTTAAACCGGAAGCTTTGTCGGTGCATTTAGGGCAATATAATATCGATGAACTGACCAGCGTTGCCATTCGGGACTGTCTCGAACGGGTCGAAAATCTAGAGTTGAGCGATCGCCAAAAATTGATCGGGGAATTAGCCCTAAAGGAAATTCGGGCGCGGTTACAATTCCTGCTGGATGTCGGCTTGGATTACCTCACCCTTGATCGGGCGGCGATGACCCTCTCCGGCGGCGAAGCCCAGCGCATCCGCCTTGCCACCCAGATCGGCGCAGGGCTAACGGGGGTGTTGTATGTACTCGACGAACCCAGTATCGGCCTCCACCAGCGGGACAATGAGCGACTGTTGCAAACCCTCAAAAAATTGCGGGATCTCGGCAATACTTTAATTGTGGTCGAACATGACGAGGACACGATCCGCACCGCCGATCACATTATTGATATTGGGCCAAAAGCGGGGGTACATGGCGGCGAAATCGTCTTTCAGGGCAGCTTTGACAAGTTTCTGAAGAACAAAAAATCCCTCACCAGCGCTTATCTGTCCGGCAGACGGGCGATCGCCACGCCCCCAGAGCGACGGGAAGGCAACGGCGGCAGATTACGCCTCGAAAATTGCACGAAAAATAATCTCAAAAATATCACCGTAGAAATTCCCCTCGGCAAATTGGTGTCAGTGACGGGGGTTTCCGGTTCGGGGAAATCGACCCTGATGAATGAATTGCTTTATCCGGCGTTGCAACATAGCCTCAATCGGAATGTGCCTTTTCCCAAGGAGTTGGGCGGTGTCAAAGGCTTAAAATCCATTGATAAGGTGATCGTCATTGATCAATCTCCCATCGGCAGAACCCCCCGATCCAATCCAGCGACCTATACGGGCATTTTTGATCCGATTCGGAATTTATTTGCCGAGACTGTAGAGGCGAAAACGAGGGGTTATAAAAAAGGACGGTTTTCGTTCAACGTGAAAGGCGGACGGTGTGAAGCTTGTGGTGGTCAAGGAGTAAATGTGATCGAGATGAATTTCTTGCCGGATGTCTATGTGCAGTGTGAGGTATGCAAGGGGGCACGCTATAACCGTGAAACGCTTCAGGTGAAATTTAAGGGCTATTCCATTTCGGATGTGTTGAATATGACGGTGGAGGAAGCCCTCGAAGTTTTTGAAAATATTACGACGGCGGCAAATCGCTTGCAAACGTTGGTGGATGTGGGCTTGGGTTATATTCGCTTGGGACAACCAGCACCGACCCTCTCCGGCGGAGAAGCACAACGGGTGAAACTGGCTTCGGAATTGTCGCGGCGGGCAACGGGTAAAACCCTCTATTTGATTGACGAACCAACGACGGGTTTATCGTTTTACGATGTGCATCATCTGTTAAATGTGTTGCAACGGCTGGTGGATAAAGGAAATTCTGTCCTCGTCATTGAGCATAATTTGGATGTGATTCGCTGTAGTGATTGGCTGATTGATCTAGGGCCAGAGGGTGGCGATCGCGGTGGAGAGATTATTGCGACGGGTACACCGGAGGATTTAATTAAAGTCAAAGAATCCTATACAGGTAAATTCCTCAAACCGCTATTAACGAAGAAATAA
- a CDS encoding CapA family protein codes for MAQFPLSTVSLRRWLPWGLGGLTIITSLGILGFRHYQRQQVSFISTSVAISNSTLATIATDAAKAIAPVPQTKTTVITLKAVGDMAPGTRYSKTPQVEQKMQMFAGVEGQLGWSDLLIGNLETTLTNHPYAAKDISRPNVFAFRTAPSYANLLKDAGFQALSIANNHTFDYGQTGFQDTQTTLTDTGIAPIGVKNQIHYHQHKDLTVALIGFSTYQYHNTVQDLDAAVALVKEADVKADIIVISVHAGAEGTGANRVRPGTEWFFGENRGDLHKFSRTLIDAGADLIVGHGPHVLRAVELYQGRLIAYSLGNFVADGALSVASTLAESVILEVAMSSEGRFLKGKLHPVRLNGQGFPFYDATGTAIKRMQQLTQRDFPETPLTIQADGQLLPRTL; via the coding sequence ATGGCACAGTTTCCTTTATCTACTGTTTCCCTGCGCCGTTGGTTGCCCTGGGGTTTAGGTGGCCTAACAATTATCACTTCCCTTGGCATCCTCGGATTTAGGCATTATCAACGCCAACAAGTCTCTTTTATCAGCACTTCCGTCGCCATTAGCAACAGCACCCTCGCCACAATTGCCACCGATGCGGCCAAGGCGATCGCCCCCGTCCCCCAAACAAAAACGACCGTCATCACCCTCAAGGCCGTTGGGGATATGGCCCCAGGGACTCGCTACTCGAAAACGCCCCAAGTCGAACAGAAAATGCAAATGTTTGCCGGGGTCGAAGGCCAGCTCGGTTGGAGTGACCTCCTTATCGGCAATCTAGAAACAACCCTTACCAATCATCCCTACGCCGCAAAAGATATCAGTCGCCCCAATGTCTTTGCTTTTCGGACGGCCCCTAGCTACGCCAATCTCCTCAAGGATGCAGGGTTCCAAGCCCTCAGTATTGCAAATAACCACACCTTCGACTACGGACAAACAGGCTTTCAAGATACCCAAACGACTCTTACAGACACTGGCATTGCCCCCATTGGCGTTAAAAACCAAATCCATTACCACCAACACAAAGACCTCACCGTCGCCCTCATCGGTTTTAGCACTTACCAATATCACAATACGGTTCAAGACCTAGATGCTGCTGTCGCTCTGGTCAAGGAAGCCGATGTCAAAGCCGACATTATCGTGATCTCTGTCCATGCTGGTGCCGAAGGTACGGGGGCAAATCGCGTCCGGCCTGGTACGGAATGGTTTTTTGGGGAAAACCGTGGCGACCTCCACAAATTTTCTCGGACTCTGATTGATGCCGGAGCCGATCTGATTGTTGGCCATGGCCCCCATGTGCTCCGGGCCGTGGAACTTTACCAAGGCCGTTTGATCGCCTATTCCCTCGGTAATTTCGTCGCCGATGGTGCCCTGTCAGTGGCCAGTACCCTCGCCGAAAGCGTCATTTTAGAGGTTGCGATGAGTAGTGAGGGGCGTTTTCTGAAGGGGAAACTTCATCCTGTGCGTCTCAACGGCCAAGGGTTCCCGTTTTACGATGCCACGGGTACGGCCATTAAACGCATGCAACAACTAACCCAGCGGGATTTTCCTGAGACTCCTTTAACGATTCAAGCAGATGGCCAGCTTTTACCAAGAACGTTGTAA